Proteins encoded in a region of the Nicotiana tomentosiformis chromosome 9, ASM39032v3, whole genome shotgun sequence genome:
- the LOC104112364 gene encoding protein LEAD-SENSITIVE 1-like, with protein MALFNKIKKEELKAGDHIYTWRLGYLYSHHGIYVDAGNVIHFTSTAGREIGTGTDADCFIFSSFSSLCSKSHCPTCGDRPRNNGVISSCLECFLSGDKLYRFKYGVSTCVFLAQVRGTCTTAPSDQPGDVLHRAELLLSNGFGDYNLFKNNCEDFAIYCKTGYVILGKAVGRSGQVGGLVASVSALSYACTYSVMCPSLAPIGLVAYCVKRYSADIGVR; from the exons atggcgCTTTTTAACAAGATCAAGAAAGAGGAGCTCAAGGCCGGTGATCACATTTACACATGGCGACTCGGCTATCTCTACTCACATCATG GAATATATGTTGATGCTGGAAACGTGATCCATTTCACGTCAACAGCAGGTAGGGAGATAGGAACAGGAACAGATGCTGATTGTTTCATCTTTAGCTCATTTTCCTCTCTTTGCTCTAAATCCCATTGTCCAACATGTGGTGATCGACCAAGGAATAATGGGGTCATCTCTTCATGCCTGGAATGCTTCCTCTCTGGTGATAAACTATACCGTTTTAAATATGGTGTATCAACATGTGTCTTTCTTGCCCAAGTTAGAGGAACATGTACTACTGCCCCTTCTGATCAGCCAGGGGATGTCCTTCACCGTGCTGAACTTCTTCTTAGTAACGGTTTTGGAGATTACAATCTTTTCAAGAACAACTGTGAGGATTTCGCAATCTACTGCAAGACGGGTTATGTGATCCTAGGAAAGGCCGTAGGGCGCAGTGGTCAGGTAGGTGGTCTGGTAGCTTCAGTTTCTGCTCTATCATATGCTTGTACATATTCTGTCATGTGTCCGTCTCTTGCACCTATTGGTCTGGTAGCGTACTGTGTTAAAAGGTATTCTGCTGATATTGGAGTCCGCTAG